A genomic window from Ignavibacteria bacterium includes:
- a CDS encoding inositol monophosphatase, translating into MFKAADAAAGIQLEYFEKDFEIGRKRDYSDLVTEVDKKCEAKIIEIIHDSFPGHNVLGEEGGDQHKSSDYVWIVDPIDGTVNYAHSVPVFSVSIAVEYKGEIILGVVYSPKTNERFYAEKGGGAFLNDKKIRVSQTENLKDSLLVTGFPYGSKDNYDHCIDHFVNFIKLGLPIRRLGSAALDICWLAAGRFEGFWEVNLNAWDVAAGYLILLEAGGKVTDFEGGQYSVYDKQILASNGKTLHNEMIEVLKKAYK; encoded by the coding sequence ATGTTCAAAGCTGCAGATGCAGCGGCGGGAATTCAGCTTGAATACTTTGAAAAGGATTTTGAAATCGGCAGAAAACGTGATTACAGCGATTTAGTAACAGAAGTGGATAAAAAATGTGAAGCAAAGATCATAGAAATTATACATGATTCCTTTCCGGGGCATAACGTTTTGGGTGAAGAAGGCGGAGATCAGCATAAAAGCTCTGATTATGTCTGGATAGTTGACCCGATTGACGGAACAGTGAATTACGCACACTCTGTACCGGTTTTTTCTGTATCAATAGCTGTGGAATATAAAGGCGAAATTATTCTTGGGGTTGTATATTCGCCCAAAACCAATGAAAGATTTTATGCTGAAAAGGGCGGCGGTGCTTTTTTGAATGATAAAAAGATAAGGGTCAGCCAAACAGAAAACTTAAAGGATAGCTTGCTTGTAACCGGTTTCCCTTACGGATCAAAGGATAACTACGACCATTGTATAGATCATTTTGTGAATTTTATTAAGCTGGGCCTTCCTATTCGGCGCCTGGGTTCTGCAGCGCTTGATATCTGCTGGCTTGCTGCGGGAAGATTTGAAGGATTCTGGGAAGTTAACCTGAATGCATGGGATGTTGCAGCAGGGTATTTAATTCTTCTTGAAGCAGGTGGCAAAGTAACAGATTTTGAAGGCGGGCAGTATTCTGTTTATGATAAGCAAATTCTTGCTTCCAACGGCAAAACGCTGCATAATGAAATGATAGAAGTACTGAAAAAAGCATATAAATAA
- the rpsA gene encoding 30S ribosomal protein S1, giving the protein MTAPNETINDNATIEEVKPPVIKTKDFVAKDYSEDEFKKYIELYEKTFNVIKENEIAKGKVVAISGNDVLIDIGFKSDGRVSIDEFPDPDNIKIGDEVEIFVEKIEDREGQLVLSRKRADIIRNWEKITAAKENDTVIQGKCVRRIKGGFVVDLGGINAFLPGSQIDTKPIRDYDVFVNKMMDFKILKINHPNENIIVSHKVLIEESMSEQRGKLLATLESGQVLTSTVKAITDFGVFVDLGGVDGLIHITDLSWGRINHPSDVVSLDETIDVKVLEYDKEKKRVTLGLKQLQPHPWENIEEKLKIGDKVSGKVVSITDYGAFIEIEKGIEGLIHISEMSWTQHITNPTQVVTMGQVIEAIVLSLDKNEKKLSLGIKQLTPNPWQSLLDRFPVGSKHKGKVCNITNFGVFVELEEGVDGLIHISDLSWTKKIFNIEDFVQLGQEIDVTILGIDVENQRIALGHKQLTDNPWEKLTDEFKPGTEAKCKVIKAIEKGIIVELPAVVDGFIPASQLSVTPVKNFSELFKTGDEFMAEVIEFDKESKKIVLSVLEYLKDKDEAEVNNYAAKFKLKKFTLADVIDRTKTPVDTKEEVDFKIDDVIETEKKEEQAQ; this is encoded by the coding sequence ATGACTGCACCAAACGAGACAATTAATGATAATGCAACGATTGAAGAGGTAAAACCGCCTGTAATTAAAACCAAGGATTTTGTTGCCAAAGATTACAGCGAAGATGAATTTAAAAAATATATAGAGCTTTACGAAAAAACCTTTAATGTTATAAAGGAAAACGAGATAGCAAAAGGAAAAGTTGTTGCCATTTCAGGCAATGACGTTTTAATTGATATCGGCTTCAAATCAGACGGAAGAGTTTCTATCGATGAGTTCCCTGACCCGGATAACATAAAAATTGGCGATGAAGTTGAGATCTTTGTAGAAAAGATCGAAGACCGCGAAGGACAGCTTGTCCTTTCACGCAAACGCGCTGATATTATCCGTAACTGGGAAAAGATCACTGCTGCGAAAGAGAACGATACTGTTATACAGGGTAAATGCGTTCGCCGTATCAAGGGCGGATTTGTTGTTGACCTTGGCGGAATTAATGCGTTCCTTCCCGGTTCACAGATCGATACCAAGCCTATCCGCGACTACGATGTATTTGTGAACAAAATGATGGACTTCAAAATTCTGAAGATCAACCATCCAAATGAGAATATAATAGTATCACATAAAGTTCTCATCGAAGAATCAATGTCAGAACAAAGAGGCAAGCTGCTTGCAACGCTTGAATCAGGACAGGTATTAACTTCAACAGTTAAGGCTATAACTGATTTCGGTGTATTTGTTGATCTTGGCGGTGTTGACGGACTTATCCACATCACAGATCTTTCATGGGGCAGAATAAATCACCCCAGCGATGTTGTTAGTCTAGATGAGACTATAGATGTTAAAGTACTTGAATACGACAAAGAAAAGAAACGCGTTACACTTGGCTTAAAACAGCTTCAGCCGCATCCATGGGAAAATATCGAAGAGAAGCTTAAGATCGGCGATAAAGTTTCAGGAAAAGTTGTATCAATCACAGATTACGGCGCATTCATTGAAATAGAAAAAGGCATCGAAGGCTTAATTCATATTTCAGAAATGTCATGGACCCAGCATATAACCAATCCGACCCAGGTTGTTACAATGGGACAGGTAATTGAAGCAATTGTTCTGAGCCTCGATAAAAATGAAAAGAAGCTTTCACTTGGTATAAAACAGCTTACACCTAACCCCTGGCAGTCATTATTAGACCGCTTCCCGGTAGGCTCTAAACACAAAGGCAAAGTTTGCAATATTACAAACTTTGGCGTGTTTGTTGAACTTGAAGAAGGTGTTGACGGTTTAATTCATATTTCAGACCTTTCATGGACAAAGAAGATCTTCAATATAGAAGATTTTGTACAGCTTGGGCAGGAAATTGATGTTACAATACTTGGTATAGATGTTGAAAACCAGAGGATTGCACTCGGCCATAAACAGCTTACAGATAACCCGTGGGAAAAGCTTACCGATGAGTTCAAACCCGGAACAGAAGCTAAATGCAAAGTGATAAAAGCAATTGAAAAGGGAATTATTGTTGAATTACCGGCAGTTGTTGACGGTTTCATTCCGGCTTCACAGCTTTCAGTAACACCTGTAAAGAACTTCAGCGAGCTCTTTAAAACCGGTGATGAATTCATGGCTGAAGTAATTGAATTTGATAAAGAATCAAAGAAGATAGTACTTTCAGTTCTTGAATATCTTAAAGATAAAGATGAAGCAGAAGTTAATAACTATGCTGCAAAATTCAAGCTTAAAAAATTCACACTCGCTGATGTAATTGACAGGACAAAAACACCAGTTGATACAAAAGAAGAAGTGGACTTTAAAATTGATGATGTGATTGAAACAGAAAAAAAAGAAGAACAGGCTCAGTAA
- a CDS encoding T9SS type A sorting domain-containing protein, translating to MKTIIIIFFILITQIFSMRFYAQYNDCTSMSHVWGIKKNQTGGGNTEVHVMNKNTSYSSYIVNVVTPVEEVYDGKFQFTAGDYQSGFYSQQHPALWAIKKWGTGTGKTEVHILDPRTNFTTYINQTGTVLAETNNDYIFLAGKYLNYYYSSNICDLWVLKKFHTNSGNFELQILSGESNFQSVIYSTVLPIYIDCKDSWQFALGDYNYDNITDLYMFKIYRNERVVCDDVEIDNANTPPNVQDALTNIEIHVRDGNNFATSLTDVITPLAATHPSQIQMLVGRMLHGSCIGQYTMQPDVYAVLKNGTSSGKTEIHVLNRLSNYTSFFFQTTSIMDQSYDNMDFVTASFWYGTVDKESKEVIESKQTDLFKSKISCYPNPFNPKTKIKYSVRSSSYVSIKIFDVIGREIATLMDEYSKKGDYEIDFDGTNLPSGVYFYRALIGNDIFTDKIIINK from the coding sequence ATGAAAACAATAATAATTATATTTTTTATTTTGATTACACAGATTTTTAGCATGCGATTTTATGCACAATATAATGATTGCACCTCAATGTCTCATGTGTGGGGGATAAAAAAAAATCAGACTGGTGGCGGTAACACTGAAGTACATGTTATGAATAAGAATACTTCATATTCTTCATATATTGTGAATGTTGTCACGCCAGTCGAAGAGGTATATGATGGCAAATTTCAATTCACTGCGGGCGATTATCAAAGTGGATTCTATAGTCAGCAACACCCAGCATTATGGGCTATTAAGAAGTGGGGTACTGGTACAGGAAAAACTGAAGTTCATATTTTGGATCCTAGAACAAACTTTACTACTTATATAAATCAAACAGGTACTGTCTTAGCAGAGACAAATAATGACTACATTTTTTTAGCTGGTAAATATCTTAACTACTATTATAGCTCTAACATTTGTGATTTATGGGTTCTTAAAAAATTCCATACCAATTCTGGTAATTTTGAATTACAGATATTATCAGGCGAATCTAATTTCCAGTCTGTCATTTATTCAACAGTTTTGCCAATTTATATAGATTGTAAAGATTCGTGGCAGTTTGCATTAGGTGATTATAATTATGATAACATTACTGATTTATACATGTTTAAGATTTATAGAAATGAAAGAGTGGTATGTGATGATGTTGAGATCGATAATGCTAATACACCTCCAAACGTACAGGACGCACTAACGAATATTGAAATTCATGTACGCGATGGTAATAATTTTGCCACTTCATTAACAGATGTTATTACCCCACTTGCAGCAACTCATCCATCTCAAATACAAATGTTAGTAGGCCGTATGTTGCATGGTAGCTGTATTGGACAATATACTATGCAACCAGACGTTTATGCAGTTTTGAAGAACGGAACTTCATCAGGAAAGACTGAAATTCATGTTTTGAATAGATTGTCAAATTATACATCATTTTTTTTTCAAACAACAAGCATAATGGATCAATCGTATGATAATATGGATTTTGTTACTGCATCTTTTTGGTATGGGACTGTTGATAAAGAGAGCAAAGAAGTTATTGAATCAAAACAAACGGATTTATTTAAAAGCAAAATAAGTTGTTATCCTAACCCGTTTAATCCTAAAACTAAAATAAAATATTCTGTTAGAAGTTCATCTTATGTAAGTATTAAAATATTCGATGTAATTGGCAGAGAAATTGCAACATTAATGGATGAGTATTCTAAAAAAGGTGATTATGAAATTGATTTTGATGGGACTAATCTACCTTCTGGTGTGTATTTTTATCGTGCCTTAATCGGCAATGATATTTTTACTGATAAAATCATAATTAATAAATAG